DNA sequence from the Desulfolucanica intricata genome:
TAAAGTTTATAAAGGCAAACCGCTTATTAATTCAGTTAAAGGTGAGGAAAGTTCACTTCAGAAGGTATTGCCGTTAGTAAAAGAATATGGTGCCGCAGTTATTGCGCTAACATTGGATGATAACGGCATTCCTAAGGATGTAGACAGTAGGATGAAAGTTGTTGATAAAATCATTGAGCGGTGTGTTAAAATAGGTATACCAGTCGAAGATATTATTGTAGATTGCCTGGCTTTGTCGGTGGGAGTGGATAATAATGCCGGGCTTGTTACTTTAGAAACGATCAAAAAGGTTAATGAGAAATATGGGGTTAATATAACCTTGGGGGCAAGTAATATTTCCTTTAGTCTTCCTGGAAGGGAAGTTATTAATAATGCATTTTTACCTATTGCTGTAGCAGCTGGCCTTACCTGTCCGATTGTAGATGTCGCCAAGGTTCGTAAAAGTATTATGGCCACTGATTTAATTTTAGGCCGGGATAAGTTTGCTATGCGCTATATTAAATATTTTAGGCAGAATAAAGATTTATTTTAAGGCTTTTTAAAAATCTAAAATTGAGGAAGGTAATAGCTAATGTCGAACAACTATGTCACTGTAACTTTTTTACCTTCTGGCACTAAACGGGATGTGTTATTAGGAACAACCCTTATGACGGCTGCCGGCGAAGCCG
Encoded proteins:
- a CDS encoding dihydropteroate synthase gives rise to the protein MMETRLSSASKEVVISGVKQTVFIGERINPTGKKKLAEALKSGDYEKIIRREAREQVAAGADILDVNVGAGGVDEVALLPEVLKMVMDEVDVPLCIDSGNPYAIEAALKVYKGKPLINSVKGEESSLQKVLPLVKEYGAAVIALTLDDNGIPKDVDSRMKVVDKIIERCVKIGIPVEDIIVDCLALSVGVDNNAGLVTLETIKKVNEKYGVNITLGASNISFSLPGREVINNAFLPIAVAAGLTCPIVDVAKVRKSIMATDLILGRDKFAMRYIKYFRQNKDLF